One Syntrophorhabdaceae bacterium genomic window, TTCAAGACTCAGGAGCCCGTTCTTCCTCGATTTCTGGGCAAGGTCAAAGATAAGCTCGATAAGCTCCTGGGGGTCCATCTTCTTTTCGAACAAGGCGACTTTTATAAGACTTGGAAGGTTAATGAGCTGCCTGACAGAGGTCGTTATGGAGGCTGCGCCGAAAGTACCCACAATGACCAGCAACATTGCCGGTATCTGGATCAGCGCAGAGAGGCGTCCCCCTTCCATAAGAAAAGAGACGATCAGAGAGCCAATCCCTAATGTCAGTCCTAAGATGGTTGCAACGTCCATGGTTCATCAACTCGCCGTTTCTTTCAACAGTCTCAGACGCTCTCTCTCTTTGAGAAAAACATAATTTATCAACAGGTCCCGATCCTTTTCGTTGATAACAAGGAACCTCATCGCGACATCATAAGAACAAAGACCGTTTTTTTCTGAGGCATCACTCCTTATAGCCTGACATAGTGCTGTAATGGTGGGATAGGGGAAAACAGGCAGCACCACCTTCAGCTCCATGTAATCATTTTCATGGATCAGGACATCCGATTCAAATTGGATGCCGGAGCCGCTTATAATCACATCAACAAGCCTGTTATGATGAGTATCACTCTTTTTTGATTGGTAAAGGAGATCGATAATCATATCCAGCTTCTTATTGATTATGCTCATAACGATGCTTGTCTGGTCATTTTCTGTCTGTATCATCCTTTCTTTAAGGAAATAGACCTCGTTAATCTTGTCTGTCACCTGTGTTGCGTTGTATTTTATAAAATCCTGGAGCTTTGAAAACTCATCGGCACTTATCTTCCTGAATTCTACGGGCAGGCGATCGTGGATCCTGAAATATTCTCTTCTTTCAATGTTTGTCATATCCACCATCGTTCAGCATGTCTATAAAACTATCTGCTATATCCGGGTCAAACTGACTGCCTTTGCAGCGCTCGATCTCGCCGAGGATCTCCTGTACCACAAGGGCATTCCTGTAAGGCCTGTTCGTAGCCATAGCATCATAGGTATCGCAAACGGCTAAAACCCTTGAACATACGGGTATCTTATCACCGCGTAAGGCATCAGGGTAGCCTCTGCCGTCATACCTTTCATGGTGGTGCCGTATGATCCTGGCTTCATTTGCGAGTATCTCGAACCGGTTCATGATCTGCTCGCCATACATAGAATGACCCTTCATGAGCGTGTATTCTTCGTCGGTCAGTTTCCCGGGCTTCAGCAATATGGCGTCAGGGATACCGATCTTCCCC contains:
- a CDS encoding PilZ domain-containing protein, with amino-acid sequence MTNIERREYFRIHDRLPVEFRKISADEFSKLQDFIKYNATQVTDKINEVYFLKERMIQTENDQTSIVMSIINKKLDMIIDLLYQSKKSDTHHNRLVDVIISGSGIQFESDVLIHENDYMELKVVLPVFPYPTITALCQAIRSDASEKNGLCSYDVAMRFLVINEKDRDLLINYVFLKERERLRLLKETAS